The segment ACGTCCTGACCGGCCAGCTCGATGGTGCCGGCCGTCGGGGCCTCGAAGCCGGCGATCATGCGCAGCACGGTGGTCTTGCCGGAGCCGGAGGGGCCGAGCATCGAGAAGAACTCGCCGTCGCCGATGTCGAGGTCGATCCCGGCGACCGCCTCCGCATGGCCGAAGGACTTGCGCAGGCCGTGCAGGCGTATGGCCACGGGAACCGGAACCGGAACCACATCCACGGGCGGGAACCTTTCTCTGCGGTCGGGCGTTGAGCTAAAACATATGAAGTTATAGTTCAAAGAACAAGATCCGACCGAGGTAAAGCTTTCGCCAAGTGAGAAGGTGTGCTGGTGAGCAAACTTTCGGGTGGTGCCCTGCACGCGGTCTTCGCCCCTGTGGACAACCTGGCCCGCGTCGACGCCGTCGTCCGCCGGCTCGGCGATGCCATCGAGCTCGGCCTCCTCGCCGACGGCGAACAACTCCCCGGCGAGACCGAGCTCGCCACCCGCCTCGGCGTCTCCACCGTCACGCTGCGCGAGGCCCTGATGGCCCTGCGGCAGCAGGGTCTGGTCACCACCCGCCGGGGCCGTGGCGGTGGCAGCTTCGTCACCTCCCCCGGCGAGCCACGGGCCTCCCGCCTCGCCGACTGGAGCACCGAAGAGCTGCGCGACCTCGCCGACCACTGGTCCGCCGTCTCCGGCACCGCCGCCCGCCTCGCCGCCGAGCGCACCGAACCCGAGGACCTCGGAGCGCTGCTGCGCTCCCTCGACGAGTACGAGGCGGAAGCCGATCCGACCGCCCGGGGCCGGATCTACGGCCGCATCAACGTCGAACTCGCCGCCGCCGCCCAGTCCGCCCGTCTCACCAAGGAAGAGATCCGTATCCAGGCGGACCTCGGCCCGCTAATCTGTCTCGCACTCGGCGACGACGACCACCACCCGGCGGTCGCCCGACTGCACCGCGCCCTCCTGCGCGCAGTGCGGGACGGTGACCCCGAGCAGGC is part of the Streptomyces sp. NBC_01262 genome and harbors:
- a CDS encoding FadR/GntR family transcriptional regulator, whose protein sequence is MSKLSGGALHAVFAPVDNLARVDAVVRRLGDAIELGLLADGEQLPGETELATRLGVSTVTLREALMALRQQGLVTTRRGRGGGSFVTSPGEPRASRLADWSTEELRDLADHWSAVSGTAARLAAERTEPEDLGALLRSLDEYEAEADPTARGRIYGRINVELAAAAQSARLTKEEIRIQADLGPLICLALGDDDHHPAVARLHRALLRAVRDGDPEQARSLAERRVQDAMERLVELRLTDSG